The Rhizobiaceae bacterium genome contains the following window.
AGTGCCCGGTCTCTGGATCGTGCCATCGACACTGGACCTGTTAGGGCTCGAAATGGAGATTTCGGCGGCGCCCGACCGAGTCTTGCGCCTGCGCAACGCCCTGCGTGGCTCCGAGCCGATGAATTACACCTATGTGCTGATCGATTGCCCGCCTTCGCTCAATCTCCTGACGCTCAACTCGATGGCAGCGGCGGATTCGGTTTTGGTTCCGCTCCAATGCGAGTTCTTTGCGCTCGAAGGGCTCAGCCAGCTGCTCCAGACAGTCGAGCAGGTGCGTGGCTCCATCAACCCCGCGCTGACCATACAGGGCATCGTCATGACCATGTTTGACGGACGAAATAACCTTGCGAATCAAGTAGTTGAGGATGTTCGGGCGAATATGGGGGAGACCGTCTACCAGACGGTGATTCCGCGCAATGTGCGTGTTTCGGAGGCCCCTTCGCATGGCAAGCCTGCGATTTTGTACGATTTGAAGTCAACGGGCAGCCAGGCCTACCTGCAACTCGCATCCGAAGTCATTCGCCGGGAGCGGCGATTGAAGGCGGCCTAACGACAGGACCAGCGCAGATGAATGAAGATCCGACAAAAAAGCGCCTGGGACGCGGCCTCGCGGCCCTTATCGGTGAAATCGACAGGCCCGCAACGCCGTCATCGCCTGCCCCGCGTCCAGATGGCAGCGTTCCGATTGAACTGATCGCGCCCAATCCCCGCAATCCTCGCCGGTCATTCGCGGAGGACGATCTGGTCGACCTTGCGCAATCCATTCGGGAACATGGTGTTGTACAACCCGTCGTTGTGCGTCCGTCCGCCAGCGTCGCCGGTCAGTTCGAGATTATTGCGGGCGAACGACGCTGGCGCGCCGCGCAGCGCGCCGGGTTAACCGCAATTCCGGTGATCGTCCGCGAGGTGAACGACCGCACGGCTCTCGAACTTGCGATCATCGAGAATGTGCAGCGCGCGGACCTCAATCCCGTCGAGGAAGCCGCTGGATATCAGCAGCTCATCGATGAGCATGGTTACACGCAGGCCGATCTCGGCCAGGTCATCGGCAAGAGCCGCAGCCACGTGGCCAACACGCTCCGGTTGCTGAAACTGCCGCCGGTCATTCGTGATATGCTTGTAGATGGAGCGCTTTCCGCCGGTCATGCGCGCACGCTCGTGACCGCTGAGGACCCCGCTTGGCTTGCGAAGCGGATCGTCGAGGAGGGACTGTCGGTGCGCCAGGCGGAAGCGCTGGCGCAAATGCCTGCTTCCGACCGGAATACATCCACGGCAGCCAAGCGGCTTCCGTCGGAAAAGGACCCGGACACGCGGGCGCTTGAAAAGCTGCTGTCGGACATTTCCGGCCTCAACGTCGCAATCAATCACAAGGAAAAGGGCGGCGAAGTTCGGATTTACTACAAAACGCTCGATCAGCTCGATGCGCTTTGCCGGCGATTGCAGCATTAAATGCCGGCAAATTAAATATAATTAATCGGCTAATTTTAGCGGTTGGTTCCTTCGATTGCGATCGCCGTCAGCGCCCTGTTGACAATCGAATCAGCCAATTCCGGACGGCGCCGCGTTTCCAGTACGGCGTGGCTCAATCGCGCCAACGCGCGGTCGATCGATGGCAGTGACCAGCGACGCAGCGCGTTTTCGATTGTTCGTTTCCGGCTGAAGAAGATCGGCGGACGGGCTGCACCAACAATCTCGGAGGCGCTGCGCTTGCCCGCATCCAGTTCAGCGCGAAGCACACGCAGGGATTGCATCTGCCGCATCATCGCATTGGCGAGCAGGAAGGCCGGAGAACCCGCACGGACGTTTCGCCGAAAAAGTGTGTCGAACACCTCCAGCCGCCCCTCCAGAACCGCATCCATGCAATCGTCCATCGACAATTCGGCAACGTCACCCGTCAGTTCGCGGATATCGTCAAGTTCGATGCGCGATTTCCCGTGGGCGTAAAGCGACAGCTTCTCCAGTTCGCCGCGCGTCGCCAGCCTGTCGCCGCCGAGATTTCGCCGCAGGGCGTTGCGGGCTTCCATCGAAATCGACAGTCCTGCTGCTGAAAACGTCTGGTCCATCAGCGCTTCCAGATCGCGTTCGGCGTCGGCATAGCACGGAAGCGCGACGGCTTTGTCGGAGGATTCAATCACCGCGCGCAGCGGCGCGCCCTTTTTAAGGTCTCCCGCTTCGATCAGGACAAGCGTGGCCTCCGGCGGCGCGGCACACAGCGCCTTGACTTCGTCGGCCAATCCCTTTTGCGCTTGCGCGTTGCGTATCCAGAGCAGACGTTTTTCCGCGAACATGGAGACGGTATTCGCCTCGGCGGTGAGCTTTCCGCTTTCGTCGGCCTCGCTGGCATCAAGTCGCACGACCGTGAAGGGGTCGTCGACCGGCAAGCCTGTTTGTTTCACGAATGCCGCGGCGCGCTCGGACACCAGCCCATGGTCCGGCCCATAGAGCAGGACAATCGGCTTGCCGGCGTCCGGGCGGGACAGCCAGCCATCGACCTCATGCGCCTTCTTTTGAGCCATCGGTTCTGCCTATCAGCATTTTTCCGCCGTTCAAGAGTCATTCGGCAGATAGGTCGGCGCTGCCCCTCACCCTTGCCTCTCTCCACCATCAAACGATTCACCGAACGTCTTTGCCATGCTTGCACAACCCCTCATCCCGCTGCCGCGACCTTCTCCCACAAGGGGAGAAGGAGGATGTCATGCGCACCAGCTTCAATCGTCGGCGTTGCAGAAGGAGCGAGACGTTGCTGATGCCCGCCTTCTCCCCTTGTGGGAGAAGGTGCCGGCAGGCGGATGAGGGGCGGCGCAAGCGCCAGCCATAAAATCACGCTTCCATTTTAGCAAATTGTGGAATAGCGTCACGTTGGGCCTGTCAGTCAGGCCCGGGGCGTCACAACCCCTCCAAGAGCGGTCCTTGTCGACTGCAAAACGACAACTCCTCGACGGGATACGCCGGGGGGGCCTCCGTGCATGTCCAGAGCTCACGCTTAAAGACGGAGGCGGTCGTCTCTTGGCGGCTTGTGAACCCCCCGGTCACCAGAGGGGAATACGGGCTTGAAAAGGGGCCCCTCGGTGACCGCATTCGCATCGGGGGCGCAATTTGGACAGCTATAGTTTCTGGCAGGATTTTTTCATCAGCTACCGGGCTTCGCCCGATGCGATCAAGGCGCTTTGGCTGACCATGCCGCCGGCCTTTGTTCTCATGCTCGCGTGGGTATTCTCAAAACCTGCAAAGCCACGAATATCGGGAAAAAACAAAACCGGCGAAGCTTCACAGCCTGCCGGTCAATTGCCCGTTTCTGACGGGGATGCCTGATTCGATCCGGTAAGGCTCGTGGGCGGGGGGCTTGGGGTTACGAGCAAAACCGGACCGAACCGTCTCAGGCAACAGCAACACCGTCGATTTTATTTTGGGCATCAACTAGGATAAATTGCGGCAAGAATGCGGCCCATAATCACCAATCATTACAGAATGTTTCATCCCGTGATCAGCGCCGCCCCGCAAAACCCGCGCCATTCACCACTAACTCTTGCATTTCCTTAATGAAAAGGCGACCCTGCAATTCCGTTGTCAAAGGACTTCTGAATGACGGAACGTGGAAGCGGATCAAAGGGCGAGGGTGAGCCGGCAATACTCATTCCTTTTCCGGATCCGAAGCAGCGCAAGCCGCTGCGCCAGGTTTCGTTCGAGCGACGCGAGCTTGATTCCATCCTTCGGTTATATGGGCGTATGGTCGCCGCAAATGAATGGCGGGACTACGCGATAGACCACACGTTTGACCGTGCCATATTCTCGGTGTTTCGGCGCGCGAGTGAGACGCCGCTGTTCCAGATCGTGAAGAATCCGGCGCTGGCGCGCAAGCAGGGCGCATTCGCCGTCATAACGGGAACCGGGCAGGTGCTGAAGCGTGGCCATGAACTGGCCCGCGTGCTCGGCGTGTTTGACAAGAAGCTGCGCCTGATCGAAGGCTGAATTGACCGTATCGGACTTTGGCATATTCTCATGCAAAAGCATGTCAGGGAGGAAAACATGGCCAAGCAACCGGAAATGCCGGACTTCATGCAAATGTTCTCGCAGTTCGGAAAAGACCTGAAGATGCCGCAGGTCGATGTGGACGCGATCCTCGCGCACCATCGCAAAAACCTCGAAGCGCTGCAAAAGGCGGCATCGGCAGGCGCGGCGGGTGCAAATTCGGTGTTGGCGAAACAGCGCGAGGCCCTGCAGGAAGGCATGCAGGACATGACCGAGATGATGCACAAGATGCGCACCAGCGGCGCGCCGAAGGAAGCGCTCGAAAAGAATGCGGAGTTTGCCCGCAAATCGTTCGAGGCGGCGGTCAAGCATGCAGGAGAAGTGGGCGAGATCGTGCGCAAGTCCGGCGAGGAATCGACCGAAATCCTGCGCGAGCGAATCAAGGCCGCAATGCAGGAAATTCGCGACGCCTATGAAAAGCGGATGGGCTGACGCTCAGGCTCTGCCGCAGGAAGCGTGGTAGAGCCGCTCCGGCACGGATTGGGGATCGGGTTCGGCGCGATTCCCGCCATTCATTTCAAGCTGCATGAAAACGGTGTCGAGCCAACGACCGTGCTTGTAGCCGGAGCCTTCCAGTACGCCGCAATGCCGGAAGCCCATGCGGTCGTGGAGCCGCACGGAGGGGCTGTCGGCATGGCCGTCCCCGATCACCGCGACGAGCTGGCGATAGCCGCCCGCCCGGCATGCCTCGATTAGCGCCGACATCAACAGCTTGCCGATGCCTTTGCCCTTGGCGCGCGGGTCGATGTAAATCGAATCCTCGACGATGAACCGATAAGCCGGCCGCGCGCGGAATGGCCCGGCATAGGCGTAGCCGATCACCTGTCCAGCTTCCTCGGCGACCAGATAAGGATATTCGCTCGCCCGGAGGTTCGCGAAACGTGCCCGCATTTCATCGAGTGTCGGCGCTTCCAGCTCATAGGTGGCGGTGCCGTGGTCCACGGCATCGGCGTAGATCGCGGTCAGCACCGGAAGGTCGCTCTCCGTGGCGTCACGAATGGAAACGGTCATGGGTTCTCCCGGCAATGATCGGCAGCAGACATACGCCGAAACAAAAAGGGCGGCCAGATGGCCGCCCTTCGAACTCTTGTGCCAGTCGCCCTATTCGCGATTGCCCATGAACTGGAGCAGGAAGGTGAACAGGTTGATGAAGTCGAGATAGAGCGTCAGCGCGCCCATGATCGCCTTGCGGCCCGCGACGAGAACGTCGTCACCCTCGAAATACATCTCCTTGATCTTCTGCGTGTCGTAGGCGGTGAGGCCAGAGAACACCAGCACGCCGATCGCCGAGATGGCGAACTGGAGCGCCGACGACTGCAGGAAGATATTCACCACCATCGCGATGATGAGGCCGAACACGCCCATGATCAGGAACGAACCCATCGCCGATAGGTCGCGGCGGGTTGTGTAACCATAGAGCGAGAGCGCACCGAACGCCGCTGCCGTCACGAAGAAGGTCTGCGTGATGGACTGGCTGGTGAACACCAGGAAGATTGTCGAGAGCGAGACGCCCACCAGTGCGGCATAGATCCAGAACGTGGTCTGCGCAGCCGAAAGGCTCATCTGGTTGACCCGGAAACCCAGGAAGAAGACGAGACCCAGCGGGGCCAGCATCACGAGCCACTTGAGCGGCGAGACGAACAGCGTGACGCCGAACTGGGTCAGCATCTTGCCGTTGCCGAGCGTCGCAGCCGCAGCCGACGGATCGTTGGTGGTCGCCAGCATGATGACGCCAAGCGCGGCGACGCCGGTGATGACCATCGCCACGGCCATGAGATTGTAGACCTTGAGCATATAGGCGCGAAGACCTTCGTCGATCTCGACGCCGGTGCGCGCACCCGTGCCCAGTTGAGACTGATAATTGCGAAGTTCAGCCATGTTTTCCTCTGTTGCTTCCGTCCCGTCGGGTGTCGGGCACACGCCCAGGCGCCGCTGGCGGGACTTCCAGCATGCCTGCGCGAAATATGATCATTCTTGGCCTCCACGACAAGACCTGTTGCGCGCTGCAACAGGGCGTGAGGCGCGATTCTGCATGAAATCATGCTAACATTTCAGTGAGATTGCACGAATCATAGTTCCCGCAGGACCGGCGCGGCCTTCTGGCCGAGAATGCGCCAGGTTCCGAGAAGTCCGAAACCCACGGTGAGCAGCAGCGCTACGACAATGGTCGCAACCGCCACCTCGGGCAGAAACACAGACGGCAGTTTCATCACCCGCGCGACCACGTACCAGGCCGCGACGCCGCCTGCCAGCAACGCAAAGACGGCGGTGGCGAGGCCGATCAGCAGATATTCGAGGCTGAACGCGGCGATCAGCGTGCGGCGGGTTGCCCCGAGCGTCTTGAGCACCACGGCATCGTGAATGCGCGCGCGATTGCCCGCCGCCAGCGCGCCGGAAAGCACCAGGACCGATGCGATGAGCGCTACCGCCGCAGCCGCGCGAATCGCGGTGCCGAGCTGGCCGACAAGCTGGTTCACCACATCGAGCGCATCCTTGACGCGCACCGAGGTGACCGCAGGGAATTGCTTGGTGACCGCATTCAGCAATCTGGCTTCGTCGGCGGGCGCGGCATTCTGCTCTTTCAGCGTCGCCAGCCAGCTATGCGGCGCACCGGCAAACGTGTTGGGCGAGAAGACCATGACGAAATTTATGCCGAGCGATTCCCATTGCACCCGCCGCAGATTGGCGATGCGGGCGGTGATGTTGCGGCCAAGCACGTTGACGGTCACGGTGTCCCCGATCTTGAGCCCAATCTGCTGCGCCTCCTCTGCCGAAAAGGAAACGAGCGGCTCCCCGGCATAGTCCTTCGGCCACCATTCTCCCTCCGAGATCACCGCATTTTCCGGGATCGTTTCGGAATAGGTGATGCCGCGGTCGCCGCGCAGCACCCATGCGCCTTCCGGCGGAACCTTGACGGTCTGCGCATCGATGCCGTTGAGCGCAACCACGCGCCCGCGCAGCATGGGCACGCGCTGAAGCGCGCCGCGCGGCGCTTCGGCCTGCACGAACCGGACGAAATCGTCGATCTCGGCAGGCTGCACGTCGACGAAGAAAAAGTTCGGTGCGCGCTCCGCAATCGTTCCTGTGATCTGCCGCCGCAGGTTTCCGTCGATCAGCGCCAGCGTCACCACCAGCGTCAGCCCCAGCCCCAGCGAAAGGACGACCGAGGGCGTCAGCGCGCCGGGGCGATGGATATTGCCGACGGCAAGACGCAGCGGGGTGGAGCGCACGGCGGGCGCATGCCGCGCCAGCACCTGCACGAGCCATGCGACCCCGCGCAACACAAGGAACGACCCGACGGCCGCCGCGACGAAGATGATGGCAATGCGCCGGTCGGAGGAAAAAAGCACCGCGAGGCCCGCAAGCGCAATGCCGACGCCTGCGGCGATGGCCACGTAAACGAAGCGCGGCAGGCCGGTCAATTCGAAGCCAAGCTCGCGAAAAAGGGCGGTCGCCGGAACGTCGCGCGCCCGCCCGAGCGGCAGCACGGCAAAGGCGAGCGTCACGAGCACGCCGAACAGCGCGCCCATGGCGAGCGCGCCGGGATAGACACCGCCCTCCGCCGGAACCGGGATCAGCGAAGCCAGCACGGACTTGGCCATGAAGGGCATCATGACGCCAAGCACCAGCCCGGCCACGATGCCGATTGCCGCAATCAGCATGATCTGGATCAGGTAGACTGCGAACACGAACCCGCCGGATGCGCCGAGACTTTTGAAGGTCGCAATCACGCTGCGCTTGCTGTCGAGATAGGCGCGCACCGCATTCGCCACGCCCACGCCGCCGACGACCAAAGCGGTGAGGCCCACCAGCGTCAGGAACTGGGAAAACCGCTCGATATTGGCCGAAAGCGCGGGCGCGGCGTTGGTGCGGGTCCTGATGCTCCATCCGGCCTGTGGAAATTCGCGCTGGGCGTTGTCGCGGATCGAGCGCAACGCTGCGTCGCTTGTGCCGGCGGGCAATCGAACCTTGTAGACATGCTCGACGAGACTGCCCGGCTGGACCAGTCCCGACGCCCTGAGCGCATCCATTGAAACCAGCAGGCGCGGCGCGAAGCCGAAACCGTCGGAAATGGAATCCGGCTCGGTTTCCAGAAGCGCGCGCAACTCGATGCGCCGGTTGCCGAGCTCGATAGCGTCGCCCGGCCTGAGGCCGAGCCGGTCGAACAGGATTTGCGGCGCGGCGGCGCCATAGACACCGTTGCGCTGGCCGAACAATTGATCGCCCGGAAGCATGGGTGCGGTTGAAAGCGACCCGTACAGCGGATAGGCCGCGTCGACGGCCTTGACCTCGACCAACGCCTGGTCCGAGCCGTCGGGCAGGCGGGCCATGGATCGCATCCCGGCGCTGACCGCCACGGTTCCGAGGCCGTCGAGGAACGCACGCTCCTGTGCCGAGGCTTCCCGCTGGTTCAGCTCGAAGCGGAGATCTCCGCCAAGCAGCGCCTGGCCCTGGTCGGCCACGCCGTCGGCGATTGCCTGCGCAACGGAATTGACGCCAGCGATCGCGCCGACGCCCAGCGCGATGCAGGCAACGAAAATCAGGAAGCCGGACAAGCCCGCGCGCATCTCGCGCAGCGCGAACCGCAACGCCAGCCCGAAGCGCGGAACGCCTGTCGGCGGCTGAGCGGCAAGCGGGGAGCGGGTGGCGTCCATCTTTCAGGCCACCGATGCCTGTGTGCTGGCCTCGATGATGCCCGACCTCATGGATATCTGCCTGTCGCAACGCGCGGCCAGCGCCGGATCGTGCGTGACCAGCACAAGCGTCATGCCTCGCTCGCGCGCCTTGGTGAACAGCAGGTCGGCCACCTGCCTGCCGGTCGCCTGATCGAGATTGCCGGTCGGTTCGTCGGCTATGAGGATGCGCGGCTCCGGCGCAAGTGCGCGCGCAATCGCCACGCGCTGCTGT
Protein-coding sequences here:
- the phaP gene encoding TIGR01841 family phasin (Members of this family are phasins (small proteins associated with inclusions such as PHA granules). Note that several different families of phasins have been named PhaP despite very little sequence similarity to each other.), translated to MAKQPEMPDFMQMFSQFGKDLKMPQVDVDAILAHHRKNLEALQKAASAGAAGANSVLAKQREALQEGMQDMTEMMHKMRTSGAPKEALEKNAEFARKSFEAAVKHAGEVGEIVRKSGEESTEILRERIKAAMQEIRDAYEKRMG
- a CDS encoding Bax inhibitor-1/YccA family protein — encoded protein: MAELRNYQSQLGTGARTGVEIDEGLRAYMLKVYNLMAVAMVITGVAALGVIMLATTNDPSAAAATLGNGKMLTQFGVTLFVSPLKWLVMLAPLGLVFFLGFRVNQMSLSAAQTTFWIYAALVGVSLSTIFLVFTSQSITQTFFVTAAAFGALSLYGYTTRRDLSAMGSFLIMGVFGLIIAMVVNIFLQSSALQFAISAIGVLVFSGLTAYDTQKIKEMYFEGDDVLVAGRKAIMGALTLYLDFINLFTFLLQFMGNRE
- a CDS encoding ParA family protein, with protein sequence MTGGPRIITVANQKGGVGKTTTAINLATALAAIGEKVLIVDIDPQGNASTGLGIDRRDRERSSYDVLTGESTLQDAVVETAVPGLWIVPSTLDLLGLEMEISAAPDRVLRLRNALRGSEPMNYTYVLIDCPPSLNLLTLNSMAAADSVLVPLQCEFFALEGLSQLLQTVEQVRGSINPALTIQGIVMTMFDGRNNLANQVVEDVRANMGETVYQTVIPRNVRVSEAPSHGKPAILYDLKSTGSQAYLQLASEVIRRERRLKAA
- a CDS encoding ABC transporter permease, with product MDATRSPLAAQPPTGVPRFGLALRFALREMRAGLSGFLIFVACIALGVGAIAGVNSVAQAIADGVADQGQALLGGDLRFELNQREASAQERAFLDGLGTVAVSAGMRSMARLPDGSDQALVEVKAVDAAYPLYGSLSTAPMLPGDQLFGQRNGVYGAAAPQILFDRLGLRPGDAIELGNRRIELRALLETEPDSISDGFGFAPRLLVSMDALRASGLVQPGSLVEHVYKVRLPAGTSDAALRSIRDNAQREFPQAGWSIRTRTNAAPALSANIERFSQFLTLVGLTALVVGGVGVANAVRAYLDSKRSVIATFKSLGASGGFVFAVYLIQIMLIAAIGIVAGLVLGVMMPFMAKSVLASLIPVPAEGGVYPGALAMGALFGVLVTLAFAVLPLGRARDVPATALFRELGFELTGLPRFVYVAIAAGVGIALAGLAVLFSSDRRIAIIFVAAAVGSFLVLRGVAWLVQVLARHAPAVRSTPLRLAVGNIHRPGALTPSVVLSLGLGLTLVVTLALIDGNLRRQITGTIAERAPNFFFVDVQPAEIDDFVRFVQAEAPRGALQRVPMLRGRVVALNGIDAQTVKVPPEGAWVLRGDRGITYSETIPENAVISEGEWWPKDYAGEPLVSFSAEEAQQIGLKIGDTVTVNVLGRNITARIANLRRVQWESLGINFVMVFSPNTFAGAPHSWLATLKEQNAAPADEARLLNAVTKQFPAVTSVRVKDALDVVNQLVGQLGTAIRAAAAVALIASVLVLSGALAAGNRARIHDAVVLKTLGATRRTLIAAFSLEYLLIGLATAVFALLAGGVAAWYVVARVMKLPSVFLPEVAVATIVVALLLTVGFGLLGTWRILGQKAAPVLREL
- a CDS encoding DUF2794 domain-containing protein gives rise to the protein MTERGSGSKGEGEPAILIPFPDPKQRKPLRQVSFERRELDSILRLYGRMVAANEWRDYAIDHTFDRAIFSVFRRASETPLFQIVKNPALARKQGAFAVITGTGQVLKRGHELARVLGVFDKKLRLIEG
- a CDS encoding N-acetyltransferase family protein; its protein translation is MTVSIRDATESDLPVLTAIYADAVDHGTATYELEAPTLDEMRARFANLRASEYPYLVAEEAGQVIGYAYAGPFRARPAYRFIVEDSIYIDPRAKGKGIGKLLMSALIEACRAGGYRQLVAVIGDGHADSPSVRLHDRMGFRHCGVLEGSGYKHGRWLDTVFMQLEMNGGNRAEPDPQSVPERLYHASCGRA
- the holA gene encoding DNA polymerase III subunit delta, with product MAQKKAHEVDGWLSRPDAGKPIVLLYGPDHGLVSERAAAFVKQTGLPVDDPFTVVRLDASEADESGKLTAEANTVSMFAEKRLLWIRNAQAQKGLADEVKALCAAPPEATLVLIEAGDLKKGAPLRAVIESSDKAVALPCYADAERDLEALMDQTFSAAGLSISMEARNALRRNLGGDRLATRGELEKLSLYAHGKSRIELDDIRELTGDVAELSMDDCMDAVLEGRLEVFDTLFRRNVRAGSPAFLLANAMMRQMQSLRVLRAELDAGKRSASEIVGAARPPIFFSRKRTIENALRRWSLPSIDRALARLSHAVLETRRRPELADSIVNRALTAIAIEGTNR
- a CDS encoding ParB/RepB/Spo0J family partition protein gives rise to the protein MNEDPTKKRLGRGLAALIGEIDRPATPSSPAPRPDGSVPIELIAPNPRNPRRSFAEDDLVDLAQSIREHGVVQPVVVRPSASVAGQFEIIAGERRWRAAQRAGLTAIPVIVREVNDRTALELAIIENVQRADLNPVEEAAGYQQLIDEHGYTQADLGQVIGKSRSHVANTLRLLKLPPVIRDMLVDGALSAGHARTLVTAEDPAWLAKRIVEEGLSVRQAEALAQMPASDRNTSTAAKRLPSEKDPDTRALEKLLSDISGLNVAINHKEKGGEVRIYYKTLDQLDALCRRLQH